One window of the Shewanella maritima genome contains the following:
- a CDS encoding glycerophosphodiester phosphodiesterase: MTNRLQRGLYCCLLSLTTIWLISGCSSAPEPIKPATEKRPAALANFPLDSQFRGKDTVDIQLALADRNLYLNINDEIKMLSTEQCALDISAHRGDFRQPESGQMAIASALVDNFNSVEIDVMLLRDGTWVNHHDEETGRATVHYTGEKYKLNRMNLKQYTELKLRDKHTRELVNIRPITALEAFQTFAYYRHRGQSLNVEIKSSANVERLTELNQMLLTYVGQGHFYYSADDIRTLEKLRDINPNVYLGLVQKAHPTSVDILLADMKKGVKNDAYYLDNQRNFERGHRYGTKRYRSRYQDHTSSAALNKIQQKLGSHSGLHLDIRSFMQTPAVKARAKQRGMRVYTYTINGTAYHQQQLQRLTSNQLPNGAIVDATPFEVCQRLFSAAKPKGHYQPSSAMGKYIASLPIDADFTQFAQMQGYQSEGYYISLNHGLKRIAHTNVAVAAEHKTPDTSKDEPFRFPTISDEKIERNNGETIIITLPSKHNEQ; encoded by the coding sequence ATGACAAATAGATTACAAAGAGGGCTGTATTGTTGCTTGTTGTCACTCACGACAATTTGGCTCATAAGCGGTTGTTCTTCCGCCCCAGAACCTATCAAACCTGCCACAGAAAAAAGACCTGCTGCACTGGCTAACTTTCCTTTAGATAGTCAATTTAGAGGAAAAGATACCGTCGATATTCAACTCGCATTAGCTGATCGCAACTTATACCTGAATATCAACGATGAAATAAAAATGTTGTCTACCGAGCAGTGTGCTCTAGACATTTCTGCACACAGGGGAGACTTTCGCCAGCCAGAGAGTGGTCAAATGGCGATTGCAAGTGCATTAGTCGACAACTTTAACAGCGTAGAAATTGATGTGATGCTGTTAAGAGACGGTACCTGGGTTAATCATCACGATGAAGAAACAGGCCGAGCAACCGTGCATTACACCGGTGAGAAATACAAACTCAACCGGATGAATTTAAAACAATACACTGAGCTGAAACTAAGGGATAAACACACCCGAGAACTCGTCAACATACGACCAATCACGGCACTTGAAGCCTTTCAAACCTTTGCCTACTACCGCCATAGAGGACAGTCCCTTAATGTAGAAATTAAATCCTCTGCCAATGTCGAGCGATTAACTGAGCTAAACCAGATGTTATTGACCTATGTTGGTCAAGGGCACTTTTACTACTCAGCTGACGATATTCGTACTTTAGAAAAGCTTCGTGACATTAACCCAAATGTTTATCTTGGCTTGGTGCAAAAAGCTCACCCAACCAGTGTCGATATCTTACTTGCCGATATGAAGAAGGGTGTCAAGAATGATGCTTACTATCTGGATAATCAGCGCAATTTCGAGCGTGGGCATCGCTACGGCACCAAGCGATATCGTAGCAGATATCAAGATCACACCAGCAGTGCGGCATTAAATAAAATACAGCAAAAACTCGGCAGTCATTCCGGCTTACATTTGGATATTCGCAGCTTCATGCAAACGCCTGCAGTAAAAGCAAGAGCCAAACAGCGAGGAATGCGGGTTTACACCTACACGATTAACGGCACGGCCTATCATCAGCAACAGTTACAACGTTTAACCTCAAATCAATTACCTAATGGCGCAATTGTCGACGCCACACCATTTGAAGTATGCCAACGCTTATTTTCAGCCGCCAAACCTAAAGGCCACTATCAGCCATCGTCCGCCATGGGCAAATACATTGCGTCATTGCCAATTGATGCTGACTTTACTCAGTTCGCACAAATGCAGGGCTACCAAAGCGAGGGTTATTACATATCGCTTAATCATGGTCTTAAACGCATTGCACACACAAACGTAGCCGTTGCTGCTGAACACAAAACGCCTGATACATCTAAGGATGAGCCATTTCGTTTCCCGACGATTAGTGATGAAAAAATAGAACGAAACAATGGCGAAACCATCATCATCACATTACCAAGTAAGCACAATGAGCAATAA
- a CDS encoding cell division protein ZapA, which yields MSNRAVEITLLGRTYSIACPEGREAALHAVASEVESQLSTLKARTNNLSREELAIMAALNIGNQLFEEKQQNKQYMAQMDERISLLQATLENALIERSHKDD from the coding sequence ATGAGTAATCGTGCAGTAGAAATTACCCTTCTCGGTCGCACCTACTCAATCGCATGTCCTGAAGGACGCGAGGCAGCCTTGCACGCAGTCGCCAGCGAAGTTGAAAGCCAACTGAGTACCTTAAAAGCCCGCACGAACAATTTAAGCCGTGAAGAGTTAGCCATTATGGCCGCACTCAATATTGGCAACCAACTGTTTGAAGAAAAACAACAAAACAAACAGTACATGGCGCAAATGGACGAGCGTATCTCTCTACTTCAAGCAACGCTAGAAAATGCCTTGATTGAACGTAGCCACAAGGACGACTAA
- a CDS encoding UPF0149 family protein has translation MATPPSLCIDKLKQALDAAEIGQHPVEVHGALVGLICGGVEQQGNAWQKALIDLMNDGQPLPNDLQHLITELYQDTVARLGDYEFGFTLLLPEEEVQLSHRVEALALWTQSFLTAIAVIQPKLNSASSDVKEVIKDLAEIAQVEFDVQDDEESEAAYTELQEFVRMSAILCYSEFGPEITPNEDDSKPTIH, from the coding sequence ATGGCAACCCCACCTTCACTGTGTATTGATAAGTTAAAACAAGCCCTTGATGCGGCAGAAATTGGCCAGCATCCGGTTGAGGTTCACGGCGCGTTAGTTGGACTTATATGTGGCGGTGTTGAGCAGCAAGGTAATGCCTGGCAAAAAGCGCTTATTGACTTGATGAATGATGGTCAGCCGCTGCCAAATGATTTACAGCACTTAATTACCGAGCTTTATCAAGACACGGTAGCGCGTTTAGGTGATTACGAGTTTGGTTTTACTTTATTGCTACCTGAAGAAGAAGTGCAGCTGAGCCATCGCGTTGAAGCATTAGCACTATGGACCCAAAGCTTCTTAACCGCGATTGCGGTAATTCAACCTAAGCTAAACAGCGCATCAAGCGATGTAAAAGAAGTGATTAAAGACTTAGCTGAGATCGCTCAGGTTGAGTTTGACGTACAAGATGACGAAGAGTCAGAGGCGGCTTACACCGAGCTTCAAGAGTTTGTGCGTATGTCAGCTATTTTATGTTACTCGGAGTTTGGCCCTGAAATTACCCCAAATGAAGATGACAGCAAGCCGACGATTCACTAA